CtcctgaatgggcttcccaggtggcatcagtggtaaCGAAcccccctgtcaatgcaggaggcgtaagagacatgggttcgatccctgggtcaggaagatcccctggaggagggcatggcagcccagtccagtgttcttgcctggacaatcccatgggcagaggagcctggggggataTGGTCTGTGGAGTCACACGACTCCACTCTGAAGGGAGCGGTCCGGCAGGCATGTCTCAGGTGCAAGGCCAGCAACTCCCTCGGGAACAGGGAGGGGCTCTGGCTGCCGCCGCGCACAGCATCCTGGGCAGCCCAGGGAGCTCCTCTCGTGGGAGTTACGGGGGGGCGGGGACACAGACTCGGCCCTTAACCGTGGTGTTTAGGCTTCGCCAGTGACTACAAGTGAATTCACAGTCATTCTGGCATGTGGTCCAAAGACAAGGGCCAGCCTTACCTCGGGTCAGGCGCTGGACGGAGAGTCTCTGGTGAGTGAAGAGAGCCATGTTTTTTAACGGGCCGCCAGAGGCTTTGTGTGCTTGGTGATGGGCTCTGAGCTCAGCCAGGGGAATGAAACGCTTCATCATCCGCACAAACTGTACGTCCACCTACAGGGCAGCGGTGCACGGGACAGAAGGCACGTCCAGCTGTGTCAGCTGAGCGTAGGAGGCCCTACGGGCGGGTTGCCCACGCCTGTCCTCCGCCCCAGGGGCAGGGCGGCCTCACTGACGAGCGGGGCTCTGTGCCCTGCCCTAGAGACCCCCAGAGCCTCCGCCCTCTGTCCACCCGTGAGCTGGGAAAAAGAGTAACTTCACCATGGACCACTTGGGGTTGTCTTCTTTGCTGGATGAATCATAGTGGGGACTGTTTTTCTCAAACTGTGTGTGGTCCGGGTAAGCCTCCTTCACGATCTGAAATCAGATCCAAGTCTCTGGCCGTCTGTCCAGTCAGCTCCACAGCCAGACTTCAGTCTGAGTCCAGCTCCCATTTCTTGGCCTACACGGTCTCGCCCTGTCTGTCTGCCGCAGAGCCAGCGAGGGTTCAGACGTGGGCACACTGCAGTCTGAGACGACCCTGACGGTGGGCTCCCAACCAAGCAGAGCTCGCTGCTGGCACCGGTTTCCCCACCCACAGCTGCGTGTCCGCTGGCTGCCGGCCCGCCTGAGTGCAAGGCCACGGCGTGGACCACGAGAAGCCTGTGCCCGCGGGGCCTGGGACGCAGGCCCGCCTAGCTGTAGGCCTGCCACGCACTCCTGACCGGAGCAGGGGGGCGCGGATGACCCGCCTAGGCTGTGTCCCCAGACCCACATGAAGGGAGCCGGCTCAGCCCTCAGCCTGGATGCCCCACCTTCACGAGGCCCGCGATGCCCGGCGCTCTGCAGTTGCTGTGGTAGAAGAAGGCCTCCTCGTCCAGCCTCATGGCCCTCAGGAAGTTCCGGGCCTGTGGCAGCAGACAAGGAAAGCACTGTCCTCCCACTGGCGGGAAGCACCAGCCGGCGGAAATCGAGTCCGCCTCTGTTAGCTGAGACTCCTTACTGCAGCTTCCCCCCGCTTCAGTTCCATCCTTGCCTTTTGCCCCGAGGTGTATCAGGACACTGGCTGGAACACAGGCAGTTTCAAAACTGCAGGCAGCCAGAGGAATTCAGGTACTTATTGTGTATCTTCAGGTTTGGGTTCAGGGAAAAAGCACCCTTGGCCGAGACAGCTTCATTCCTGAGTAGGTCAGAGGGAAGCAGGCTCTTCCCCCCAAGCCTCACGGTCCCGCCAGCCCGCCTACCTGGTAATTGCGCACACCATCCCAGCACGTCGTCTGCCTGGGCTGTGCCTGGAGATCCTCGATGCTGAACTGGGCCAGAAACAAGGTCATTCGGTGAACTCTCCTGGGCTGGCTGG
This portion of the Capra hircus breed San Clemente chromosome 15, ASM170441v1, whole genome shotgun sequence genome encodes:
- the THYN1 gene encoding thymocyte nuclear protein 1 isoform X1 encodes the protein MPRARRRPAGPDMKGPEGKRSKTKNLGGASAQVESSSLQRTPASEDGGEALGSYWLMKSEPESRLEKGVDVKFSIEDLQAQPRQTTCWDGVRNYQARNFLRAMRLDEEAFFYHSNCRAPGIAGLVKIVKEAYPDHTQFEKNSPHYDSSSKEDNPKWSMVDVQFVRMMKRFIPLAELRAHHQAHKASGGPLKNMALFTHQRLSVQRLTREEFDFILSLEEKEPS
- the THYN1 gene encoding thymocyte nuclear protein 1 isoform X2, whose product is MKGPEGKRSKTKNLGGASAQVESSSLQRTPASEDGGEALGSYWLMKSEPESRLEKGVDVKFSIEDLQAQPRQTTCWDGVRNYQARNFLRAMRLDEEAFFYHSNCRAPGIAGLVKIVKEAYPDHTQFEKNSPHYDSSSKEDNPKWSMVDVQFVRMMKRFIPLAELRAHHQAHKASGGPLKNMALFTHQRLSVQRLTREEFDFILSLEEKEPS